Below is a genomic region from Tepidamorphus gemmatus.
CCCGGGATCGGCCATGCGCTCGTCCACGCCATCGTCGCCCGCGACGTCCCGATGATTCAGGGCACTGCCCTGGTGATGGGACTGATGTTCGTGGTGCTCAACGGGCTGGTCGACCTCGTCTGCCATCTCATCGATCCGCGCCGGAGAGCTGCATGATTGCTCCGACCGAACCATTCTCGGCACAGGTTCCTTCTGCCGGGCGGATGGCCGGTGCCCGCCCGAGAGCAGGCGTGATTGTTGGAATCGCCATCCTGATCGCACTGACAGCATTCAGCCTGCTGACGCCGCTCGTTGTCGATGGCAGTCCGACGGGCCAAAACCTGGCGCAGACGCTGCAGCCGCCCGGTCCGGGCCATCGGCTCGGCACCGACCATCTCGGTCGCGACATGGCGCTACGGCTTGCCGCGGCGATCCGCGTCTCGCTGTCGGTCTCGATCGGTGCCACGATCGTGGCCGCCGTGCTTGGCGTCGGGCTCGGGGTCCTTGCCGGTTCGCGCGGCGGGCTTGTGGACCGCCTGCTGTCGACGGCTGCGGACATGGTGCTGGCGCTGCCGGGGCTGCTGCTCGTCCTTTTGATTATCGCGATCGCACCCGGCAGGTTCTGGCCGCTCTATCTCGGCATCTCGCTGGTGCTGTGGATCGAATACTTCCGCATGGCGCGCGCCATCACGATCCGTGTCGCCGCGTCGCCGGCAGTGCAGGCCTCGCAGCTGCTCGGCTTCGGACCAGTCTATGTCTTCCTGACCCACTACTGGCCGCAGATGGCGCCGATGATCCTGACGGTCGGCGCGTTCGGGGCCGCGACAGCGATCCTGTCGGTGGCCGCTCTCGGCTTCGTCAATGTCGGGATCAGGCCGCCGACGCCGGAACTCGGGCAGATGATGATCGAGCTTCTGCCATATTACCACGAGGCGCCGTACATCATCGCCCAGCCGATTCTCGTGGTCTTCCTGCTGGTGCTGTCGCTCAACCTCATTGCCGGTGGCAAGGCCCGATGACCCTACTGATCGAGACCCGTGAACTGGCGGTTGCCGCTGCCGACTCGATTGTCCAGCCGACGTCGATCCGCGTCCGCGCGGGCGTGCCCTTCACCATCCTCGGCGAAACCGGTTCGGGCAAGACCCTGCTCGCCCAGGCAATCGCCGGGACGCTGCCGGACGGTCTGGTGGCGCGGGGCGAGATCCTGATTGCCGGCCGGCCGGTCCAGGACCTTGCGGTCCACGAGCGCCGCGCGCTGTGGGGCCGGGAGATTGCCATCCTGCCTCAGGAGCCATGGCTGGCGCTCGATCCGACGGCGCGATCGATCGATCAGGTTGCCGAGGTCTATGAGGTCGTGCGCCGCAGGCCGGCGGACGGAGCCCGCGACGATGCGGTGGAAGCCATGCGCAGCCTTCGCCTCGAGGGCGCCGGCCGGAAGCTGCCCTCCGAGCTGTCGGGCGGCATGGCCCAGCGGGTCGCCCTGGCAGCGTCGC
It encodes:
- a CDS encoding ABC transporter permease; its protein translation is MIVGIAILIALTAFSLLTPLVVDGSPTGQNLAQTLQPPGPGHRLGTDHLGRDMALRLAAAIRVSLSVSIGATIVAAVLGVGLGVLAGSRGGLVDRLLSTAADMVLALPGLLLVLLIIAIAPGRFWPLYLGISLVLWIEYFRMARAITIRVAASPAVQASQLLGFGPVYVFLTHYWPQMAPMILTVGAFGAATAILSVAALGFVNVGIRPPTPELGQMMIELLPYYHEAPYIIAQPILVVFLLVLSLNLIAGGKAR